Part of the Haliotis asinina isolate JCU_RB_2024 chromosome 8, JCU_Hal_asi_v2, whole genome shotgun sequence genome is shown below.
cgGGGGGGTCAATGCTTTTGGGACAGTTGACAATCTTAAAATTGTTGTTAAAatcatgcctagacttactgaggctcagcgcaacaatgcgactggtcatttggaggctggggagtcACAGTCTGCGATTTCAAGGCAAcggaatgtgtcacagagtaccatagcaagacttCGGCATCGCcaccagcagcaagggtcaacacgtgatcgcccTAGGTCAGGTCGACCCAGTGTGGCCGCGCCCGCTGAGGACAGGTTTTTTCGGCTTCGACATTTgtggaacaggttcaccacagcatcctcgACAACGTCGATAGTGccagaacaatttctgatcagactaTGAGGAACCGTTTACAAGAGGAGGAGACCCTTGCAAGGACCTGTCCTTATacgtcaacatcggcaacaatGCACAgagtggtgtcgccaacatgtcccatggccattgcaaaggtggagaactattatcttcagtgatgagtcacgttacatgctgcAACGTCCCGACGGAAGAGCACGTGTATATCGACGACGTAACGAACGCTTcgctgcaaattgtgtacagcaagtggacagatttggtggtgAAAGTATCATGGTTTGGGCTTTaatctcatacagtggcaggacagatcttATACTTGTCAagggcaatttgacagctcgacGTTACCATGATTAAATCACCAGAtctcatgtccttcctttcatgaaccgccagaacgtcatttttcagcatgataacgctcggTCGCATACAACAAGAATAACTAGGCATTTCCTTGCCGAGAACAACGTTCAGCTTCTTGATTGGCCGTCACGATCAAGGGATCTTaacccattgaacatttgtgggaccaATTAGATCGTCGTGTGCGACAGCGTGGccctcagccacagacgttaccGTCTCTGTTTGTGCCCTGAGGtaagagtaccaactcattcccaggcacttcattcggaatctggtccagtctatgggacACCGGTGCCAACcaaccattgatgctaatggtggccacacacgatactgACGGCtcttcgaccttgaccttgaaacacttgtcatttgtgacctACAGattcttgcagcattggaccgttaTTGTctattcaggttttcttcatgactgccctatattactgaaccttaagtgCATAAACTGATAGCAATTTTCAgctgtgcgtttcttttttgagtagTACACATGAATAGCAATTTTGACAGAGACGCTTGTTAAGTGTCTCTCTTTAATGAAACCTCAAACTACATTTCGGCTacatttcaagaagactctcaGAGCGTTGAAACTATTTTAACATGAGTTTATGGATCAGTTCTTCTTTAGTAAGCACAACAAACATTCATGCTTCAACGAAAAGTGTTTGGTTTTCTATCTGACTAAATAAAATTTTTTATAACGAGTTATGTTGTCATGGTACACTGAACCTAGGAGCTTATACGGCTGCACCAGTTTGAAACGTGTTTTTAGAAAACTAGTGGCAAACCCGCAATTTATAGCAGTTTGTTGGATAAAGTTATTTTTTTGCTTCTTTAATTATGTCTCTTAAACTCTGAAGACGTAGTGAAAACTCTGCACAACGGTTGATGATCAGATACATAGGCATACTCACTCGCCCTGGACAAACCATCGCAGGTATGTATTGCGAACAAAGCAGTAGTTGCTTTTTACCATAGTCACAATACATCCTCGGGGATCTGTTATTGTCAAAGAAACCATGTACATATTGATTGGTGTGTGTCAATCAATACCTACACACTTGTGTACTCCGAGAGCGGTCTTCTGGGGACATGATAGTTACGTTTCACCACGTACAAAACCCGTGTGTGTTCATTTGATGTACCCACTCAAACTCAGTTGAAACCATATGTTCATTGGTTGAATGACAAAACTGATACCTTAAAACTATAGTTTAATTATACTGCTTGTTGGGTAGATCTGTCTAAAACTGAAATAGTTAAAAGGACaataaatattacaatatacatatgtgaGTTATGTAACGTGGTACCGTTTACTGATTTTTATGGGATTGTCCATTACTACCACTATAAAAGTTGGTGGGAATGCTTGTGTTGGGGATATTTGTAACGTTAGTACTTTCTCAGGAAAATCATTATTCATGTCCGTTTTCAGGaggccccgtgaaggtccgaagTAGAACAGAcactcagcaacccatgcttgccataaaaggcgactatgcttgtcgtaagaggtgactaacgggatcgggaggtcaggatcgctgacttggttgacacgtcatcggttcccaattgcgcagatcgacgctcatgctgttgatcactggattgtctggtccagactcgattatttaaagaccgccgccatatagctggaactcACCCAATCACTTGAATGAATACacgactctctctctctctctctcagggTTGAAGATCAGGATTAGAATAGCTTTTCATCAACAGATGCCTGTCGTCAgaagtgactaatgggatcaggaggtcaggttctctgacttggctgacacacataatcctatcccagttgtatagatcgATGGCCATACTGTTGATTCCagtaatatagctggaatatcgctgtgagcggtgttaaacaacacaccaaccaCCGAACAGATTCAACAGAAgctgtcatatttttttttaaataaaaagttATTGCCACTTCAGAGGAACACTCACTGACCACCTTTAGAATTATTTTCAGTCCAAAAGAACCACTATCGTTTAAGTAACTAAAACGaaacatttgtaaattattctataatctataaaaatattaatttaatgATAACTATTATTAGTTTGTATGGCGCCTATTTTCCAACTTTGAGCTGCTCAATGGCGCTGCATAGGGTAGAGGATTTACAGATCATATGCACAGGCACGTTTTAAGACAGTTCTGGGAGGATTTGTGAGAGCTTGCTTTTTAAGTTCAGGTGGTAGGTTGTTCCACAACGAGGGGGTACTTTTGGTGAAGGCTCGATCAGCAAGTTTAGTGGATGTTAAGGGAACCGAGAGACTATACACATTCTGAGATCGGAGATATTGTTATGGTGTATACATCTGGATCTGAACCTTTAGGTAGAGAAGGGAGTTATCTTCATGCAGAGCGTCATATGGTAGCGACAGAACTTTGTACACCACCCTTTACTGGACTGGAAGCCAAAGTAACTTTTGTTAGAACAGGTGATATGTTCATGGGGCTTGGTCCATGTAACAATGCGAGCTGCCTTGTTCTGGATCCTCTGCAGCTGGGAGACAGAACCAGATCCCGCCAACTATGTATTACAACAATCCAACCTTGAGGTCACATAGGCATGGATGGGTAGTCTGCTGTTCTGGAATGACTCTCAAGAGAAAGATTTTGATCAAAAAGGATTCCCAAGTTTTTCACTTGCTTCGCTGTGTCCTCCCGCGTCAATGGTAAAATTATCCCGTTTGCGAATCTGTTGTTTGCTGCCAGTAACGATCCTGTTTTGTTGCTATTAAGCTTTAGCTGGTTAGACGTCATCCACTTTTGAATGTCTTTTCTGCACCGTTCCACAACTGGAATGGCTTTACATACTGCTCCTGGCTTCACTGCAATATACAACTGATTGTCATCTGCACAGCAGTGGtattacagttgatgtttcCTGAAGATATTCCTAGAGGAGTGGTGTGTATGGAGAATAGGACCGGGCCAAGACCAAACCCTGAGGGACTCCATGTCTGTGGGATACTAGCTTTACTGATCTATTTTCAAGTTATGATTTAAACCAGGCAAGAGTTGAACCAGTGATACCAGTGGCATGTTCTGATCTGGATAGCAAGAGCGCATGGTTTATTGAATCAAATGCCGTCGAGATGTCGAGCAGCACTACTTCCTGTAGTGGGCAAGTTGGATAATGTGCGATAGTTTTGCAACACCAAAGGACCCAGAGATGGCCTCTCGAATAGCGATATGATAACCTGTTTGAAGCAACTGGGGAACAGTACTAATTGTGATACAAGCGTTTATCATGGAAGCAGCCTCGACTTACAGAAGTGAAGCTGCCCTTGAGAAGTCGAGTCGGAAAAGGATCCAAAGAACATGATTTGCACGGTGCAGCATTAATAATTGTAACTATCTCCGTTGGGTCTGTGCAGTTGAAGTTCTTTAATGTATTTCCACATTTGGTGAATCAAAACCAAGTGGATTGCATAGCACTGCTGGCATACTGGATACTGCAAACTCTATTTTGTCAACTTTGCCAAAGAAGAAATCAGCACTCATCAATTGTTCTTGTATTCTGGGTAGCTGCTTTTGAATCAGTAAGCTTCTTTACTGTTAACATTAACTGTTTAGAGTTATTTTTTGTTCTGACTGATAGTATTCCGAGAGTGAGCAACCTTGGCTGATCAAACAAGAACATTCTCTCTATGTCTAGAGTGTTGGTAGATAACTGTGATTTGTACATGTTCTTACGTCAATCGAGTGAGCAAGTTCTTGTACAACAAGACTTTTTGTTACCCTGCTCTTACTGGAAAATGGCAGTGAATAAATTGCAAAAAGGCGAATAGTTTGACCTCTAGTCAATGCACACAGATTAAAGAAATCAAAGCTTCCCTCCACAGCATGTAATGACAAAAGCAACGTTGGCCAAGTCATGCTGCAAATCTTCCTGTcaatctgatcattacagtaCCATATCAACAACATGGTGAACGCTTAAAATCTCCATCACTTCAACCTTTTCTTCCACATCAAGCTTACTAGccatgttaaatctgaaaactTTTCAATGCAACCCGCTAATGCCCACAGTCCTCCACTTATAAAAACTTATCTTTCTCTGTATGGCAAATTCAACAATTATATTACAGATTATTAAACTTTATGCATGCATGAAACAGTTTACAGGAATCAATGAGTACAGAAATCACTGTTTATTTCAGAATCCTGTAAGTTACAGAATGTTCCAAATACCTTCCTGAgatgttttgaaataataaaatcatgTTCAGCATGGTCATGTACATTGAAAACAACACTTGATGGCTCAAACTGACAATTCTATGAATTTCTACATATACTACGTTGATCAAATCCTCTAAATGTTGCACATTATCACCTCCTAATGGGCCAGACTCAGATACATGTATTAAGTACTATATCAACATGATAACAAGTTCAATATTTCAACTTGATCACAACTGATCATTAGATGCTTAAAAATATAGGGTATACATGATTTTCTCATGGCTCCTAAACGTATATCTGCATCAGACATTCTTTTTCAAGTTATCCCATCTTTCTCTCTGTTTCATAACcatctgaaaaatatatcattCAAACAATAGATCCACAAACATATCCACTCCACTCCGCTCTACTCCGGTCCACCCCCATATCACAGGGTGACACAGAATAATGACAATAAGTTATATTTCATAAATCAGTCCAAACTGTAAAGAATATTCCTTGACAATTTTATCACTATGAATATAAGGGTTTCTTCCTGAGGAAATAGAGTCCAAGTGATGAACTGACACACCACAAATAAAACTCATAGAGTGTAATCCTGAAAAGCTGCCATTGTTCTTTACTTCTTGCTCGCAGACGACATGTCCATGTCTTGCACGTCTTTATATGATGACGAGCAAGACCTCGAACACAGCACtttgacatgttgataaatGAGGTAGCATTCGCACGAGTTTGTAGTGAGGACTCAATACCACGAAGGACATCATTGGTCTTTAATATGAGCAACATTTGTCTTGGTATTTTGTTCAATATTACTGTTATTTCATAGAGGTATTTGGCCACATTACCCTTGATATCATCTCCCTGCAAAGAAACAGAAATCATAACAGAACACAGAATCACAGTGAAGCAATTACATTTTAACTTAACCATAATAAATTTGAGTGTCTGGAATTGATTGTTAACAGTAGCCATTGAGTGTTACAAAATTGTGGAAAACCTAAAATGGTAGCAATCCCTTTCAGCACACTACTCAGATAGGAGTAATACCTTTTACTGTAAACTTTGTGGCAGCTCTGCCGAAGATGAGCTAATCATTTTTGTCTGAGCCAAAAGTTCAGCTTGTTGTTCTGACAGGTTTGGAACTAATGACCAATGTGAGTAGATTGTATGTGTGACCTCATGATAACTTCAAACACGTTTACTCAACAAAAAAAGCAATGTGAAAGAATACTGCAGACAGCATTGTACCTCTTGGTCTGTGAATGCATGCTTAGTCATGCCTGACGAGACAGCCTTCCATGACCGAGCTGTCAACATGCAGGCAAACAAGCCATACATATCCCCACAGTTCAAGGCATCAGCATACTTCTTGATGCCTTCCAAGTCTGCACTGATTAGTGACATCCACAACTTTGAATAGTTCACTCGGAAGTCATCACTTAAAGTCTGCAATACAAGACAGGATACTGTATCACACACACCATTCTCTAAGCCATCTATATAAGCACCTCCAAATTAGGAGTCTTTACAGTCTATATATACACTGCAAAAACAGTTGATGGTTTTACTGTACGTCACAGGATTGCGTAAATCTAACTCAGGCAGACTGAAAGATGTTTCTGCATCCGTTATATGTTTTCAGACAAGGTgacaaacacatgcatatgcTATGTTTAATTCTGTATACAGACTGTCTGAAATCTGACTATCATGCAAATAACTGTGGGCAAGTTCAACCCCAAActtaaaacattttgatttaCAAGATCCATAGTTGGACCCTTACAACACAGATAAACATCACATAATCTATGTAGAAACCACAGCCAACTATTTGGAAGTGGAAGTTACCTGGTACAAACCATGGTCCAACAGAATGATGTTGGTTCCTTTCTTTGTCTTGTGTACAAACACGTTGCCAGGGTGAGGGTCACAGTGCACGTAGCCCCGCACAAATATCATTTCACTGTACAACTTCCCAAGCTTCTGACTCACCTAAAGAAACAAATCACCATGCTTATTCCTATTAGGCAGCTACAGAACAACTCTAACCCAGAATACAGTTACCAGTGAAATACAAAAGACTgatgaataataaatatggaGGTATACAATATATGGAGATTCCATAGAGAAATCAGAGAATGTACGCTTTCTACGCTAAAAAACAtttactgtatatatacatCAATGTCTAGGTAGAATTATTTCAAAgaagtgaacaacttataaatCTAATTTCATTTCGCCGTGTTCTCAAGACAGTACTCTAAaaagaacaaaccatacataatatTACTGATTCTTTACTGAAGCAAGAAATGTGTTTACATTGGCCTTTTCAGTTAAAGTCATGATGGCCTGTAATCAAGGTGTTACTACTTGTTCAAGTTAatgaaagggaggtaatcaaGACATTATCTCAAACCATGTTTATGTCATGTCTGTTCTATATCATCCAATTAAATTATAAAGTTATTGAACAATTAACACTTTTTCACCATACCTCATTAACAGAGATGTCATACCTCATTAACAGAGATGTTATGCCGTTTCATATATTCCCTGTCATCCACTTTCCCTCCTTCACAAAACTCCATTGTGAGAACCCTTTCCGAAGACAAATTCCAGTACACTTTGGGCACCTGCAACACAACATGCATATGTAGCTAACACGGCAACAATGCAACAATGATTATTGTAGACTCTTTTATCGTCCTTCTTTTCTCACCAGATCTATCATGATTTGGAACTGGACCCACAAAATTCCATTATGAGtccagttcaaatgataatcCAATCAAATTACACTGTCCCTTGCAAAAAGTATATGCTTCAAAGTTTGGTTTAAAAGTAATCATCATCACACTTGCCATAGACAAGTGTCATAGTGATACTGCATGTTTACTCTTTTAACTAATAACTTACCAAGTCTGAAGGCTTGAAGATAGATCCTCGCAGTTATGTTTTACTTTAATCATCTATACTGTACACAATGTATATGGTGAGCTGGTCACATGAGAATAAGTCTGATAGCAATATTCAAGGCTCTTTCTTAATTGTAGCTGGCTCTTCCAGCACATAATCTAAATCACCACCAAGTGATGCTCTATAACTCACTTTGAGGAAGTCAAGTTTCTTGAACATTTCAGATGCTCTTTCACAGTTTTTTCCTTCATTGAGAAAGTCAAGCTCAAGGGGCagatttttctttgtttcatcAGACAACCAAGTATACTGGAAGTTAGGGAATACCCATGCAACTGCATTCAGTAGAAACTGCAAAAGGACATGTAAGCTCAACACTATAACATGAGTAGTATCATTACCATCAATAGAATGCATTTGACAAATTATGTAACATCAACTAACTTAATGGAAACACGCAGaatcaaaaaacaaaaaaattacaGTTAGTACATACAATTGTGAATAATAGAAATAGCTGAAAAATtgaaaagacaattttataaGTAACGGAGGTCCCTGGGTCCATGAGATTTGCTGCTGTTGTTTTCTTAGCCACCTGACCTTCTTTATTGTATTTATAACAAAAGAAAATCAGACATGTATGCATCTTAGGAAACAACATTGAGACCACGTAGTCTACTGACCCCATCAATTTATTCATTTCAAACTCTGATCTATAATGACTAAATTTACATCATGAATGATTACAAACCTCCATGGTCTTCATGTCAACATAAGAGTGAGATTTCACAGTTGGATGTTGCACTTTCACAGCTACAACTGTTCCATCCTTCAAACATGCCTTATGTACTTGTGCCAATGAGGCTGCACCCAATGGATCTGGGCTAAAGGCAGTGAACATAGCATCTACCTACAAAATAAGTTGACACTATCATGACATGAACCACAAGACATTGTAGGACTCATATCTCATCAGACATTGTGGTGCTGACAACTTGAACAAACAATATTTGGCATTAAATGCTGCCTAATGCCTTTCAAACTGTTCCTAAATAGGATGTGCATAAGGAGTCGTGCTAGAGAATCAAGACATTCTTGTCTGGTCCTTATCAACTTCAACTACCCTTTGTTATCATACATatataaacttgatgaaaaaTCATAAGAATTCTATCTTTAATGTTTCAGTCTATCTGGAAAATGACTGGGGCCTTTTCAACCTAGCTAAGGAAAAGTAATGCCAACATTTTTCCTTTCAGTTCAGGCAATGGCATCATCATACCTTTTGCCCAAGATCTTGCTCTATGACTCTGTAAAGATCCTGCAGTTTTGACTCGGGTGCCCTGTCATGGAGAACCTTCATGGTATCAACATATTCTTTTGGCAACAGGTACTCTAGAGAACCGACATGCTGCCCAACTTTGATGAACACTCCACCATTAGCACAACACATCTCCCTTAATCGTAAAGCTGACCGCAAATGTACctgaagaaaaaaatacaaagagATTGAAGCCAAACTTTGTAAGTTAAAGTAATAATGCAACCACAAGTTTCTATACATTGTGACaaatacaaatttgaaaaaaagaattaGGCAGTGGAGCAGCTACATGGTGAAACCAAAGGGCCCAGTTTGATTTCCAAATGGAAACAATATGTGAGGACCATCCCCTTGTGACAATGCTGCAATGCTTCAAAGCAGTGTTTAAACCCCAGCCAAACACTCTGAGAGGGCTGAATAGCACACTCtataaaaacaaatacagtATAACATGTTTATTACTGACTGAACTTAGGTATAACAAATAATAGTttcatatttacagaccatggaTGCTTTTTTACAGTAGTCCGGGTCATTTTCATGCAGATTTCTGTAGGTTATCTTGTAGTCAACAGCCACCCTAAAAGCCTGAAAAAAGAATGTGTACACTTGTTTATAAACATGTGATAATGTGTTTAATAGCCGATAAATATTGATTAAAATCAGTTATATGATTGATCACTTATCATGTACATAATGAATAATcatctgaaaatgttcattatTAATTCAATTAATGttcaatatgtatttttttcaagttCAACTCTTCATTACATTAATCTCTACATAGAAAATAAGTGATTTGTCATAAAGATGAAAAAAAAGgcatattaaacaaacaaagtTCACAATATACATGTCAGTTAGTGTATGCCTGAATGTTGATGTTGCAATAATGCAGTGTTTGAGACAGAATATGTTTTTCGTCAGTTTCGGCAATATATGTTACAATACTTGCAATTCTACCCACTAGTTTGAAGCCAATTACAGTTTTTTCTATTTCAGTCAACTCAAGTTGCACAGTATGTGTGTGGACATGCACCCTGGAATGACAGACTGAATAGCCATtataaaccaaaagtcactgtgtccTTTAATCTGACTGGTtgtaaaacatgatcaaattgCAAGACTACTGACATGTACAAACATTGCACACAAATGTATTGTTGCAACGTTgttcaaatcatattttcatgaaaagtcagaatgatgtcacaatggaGTAGTTCCAGAAGTTACCATAGGAACCAGATGGCAGATAACACTTCGCTGCTGTACCCATATGCAATGTCAGTAAGTGCATTTAAATGAAAAGTGATTATCTAGGTGCTTTTTATGATATtcataaaaaaagaaacaatgtGTTAAACTTTAGCGAGCATTGTTTTTACTGGTATGTTTGTTAAATTCAGACAAAAACATCTGATGCAGTTTCTTGACTCATAAAACTTTAAAGGTCaaatgcaacgtaaaacacaactttgcagatcctgataccttttggtatgcacttactgaaacaaatcatcaaaaatgtcaattcatcctataaagttgaaaaaaaaattgcgatgagaaaaaagcccgcgaattcggagttcaaatgattcgctgcctgtctgctgatgacaatatgcaatgcacaacttcaattactgaccatttgcaattgaaattattgggcttataagccataaacaaagagtcGCCTAAGCGTATTGGTGAACCAatggccaatgacaaggcgtTGTTACACATCAGTGCACATCCACCTgccctgactgggttcagtatcgcggctgcttcgtttcgagggaggtaaacccaagacCAAAATACAATGTACTGCACTTTtcatttgcgattatacgcttataattttgtttatttgttttttgacaatcaccaatgcattttatatatcatgcacaagtgataactgtgttttaattatgtttgattttttggttgcatgtgacctttaaatatttATTCTTGCATGTCTGTCTCAACTGGAAGTATCCTTGTTTTAAAGGGCtaataaacagtgaaaactAGAATGCCAACATATGACTATGAACATTCCCTTGACAAAAAATAATATTAGTAttattacaaatacaaatatttcatacCTAAAGAGATAAGAATGTACTGATTTATATCTAACCAATGCAGTCAGTTAGCACTTGTAACATAAGAATAAATCATGAAAAGGAATAGCAATTCAATATCCGGAAAGAGGTTTTAAAAATTTACAAAACACATATCAAAAGCAGGGCCTACTTGAACAAAGCAAGTAGGCCAGGCAGTGTACAATATTAagagggagactatatacagaaGGAGAGGAAACTCCTCAAAAAAAACCCTGAACATATGCCTCAGCTCATCACGAGACCAGTGCAGCCAATATGGCGacagcttagtatttaagattgaacctggtttattttcaacagctgagtgttgtgacaactaaAAACCTACATGTAGAAAATGAGTTAaccattttgtcacttcagtttaaatCAAATAATTGTGACTAGTGTCAGTactaggacagtagatttgtggtaaagtttcaagtcggtatgttatagatCACTTGCTTCCATTCTCAATTCACCGTGAAAATTGACTAAATTGTGTCGATAAAAACTTTGTTCACACATtagtttaatttttagaagggaaacatacgTTTAGTTGAAAGATATTTgtaagcaatagtgatagttttatgacttaaaaactgttagggtgtatttgagatgtgtgaaaaatatgacatatcaccGATCTGTTCTGATTTGCTACTGAAATACTACATaacgttgtttgagtgtttctaaatattgcttcaaaaacatctttcacgtAAACTTTTCATTCTTATGAGGgcaatatactatcaggtgaagtGTGTTTGCAAGTactagtgatagtttcataatctaaaaacaaaatgtttgggtgtatttgaggtgtgttaaaaatgtgaaatgacctgatctgatccgccattgaaaaattacattgtgttgtttgagtgttttgagtgtttctagttcttattctaaaacttctttcacatacacctttaatttttatgagggatatataccatcaggtgaaaggtgtttgcatgtaatagtgatagttttatcattttagaaaaattgttagggtgtatgtgatgtgtgtgaaaaatgtgatgaTCTGATctgccattgatgcttgtgatgcctgagggttatagttctatgactttttctttcttgttgatcttattatttgacaaaactggaaagg
Proteins encoded:
- the LOC137293823 gene encoding aarF domain-containing protein kinase 1-like, giving the protein MAGQRVRSFIKYGLVGSAVVSTGVFLQKNDWDVSSIGAVRFGRAAYAAFRVAVDYKITYRNLHENDPDYCKKASMVHLRSALRLREMCCANGGVFIKVGQHVGSLEYLLPKEYVDTMKVLHDRAPESKLQDLYRVIEQDLGQKVDAMFTAFSPDPLGAASLAQVHKACLKDGTVVAVKVQHPTVKSHSYVDMKTMEFLLNAVAWVFPNFQYTWLSDETKKNLPLELDFLNEGKNCERASEMFKKLDFLKVPKVYWNLSSERVLTMEFCEGGKVDDREYMKRHNISVNEVSQKLGKLYSEMIFVRGYVHCDPHPGNVFVHKTKKGTNIILLDHGLYQTLSDDFRVNYSKLWMSLISADLEGIKKYADALNCGDMYGLFACMLTARSWKAVSSGMTKHAFTDQEGDDIKGNVAKYLYEITVILNKIPRQMLLILKTNDVLRGIESSLQTRANATSFINMSKCCVRGLARHHIKTCKTWTCRLRARSKEQWQLFRITLYEFYLWCVSSSLGLYFLRKKPLYS